A single region of the Chelonoidis abingdonii isolate Lonesome George chromosome 23, CheloAbing_2.0, whole genome shotgun sequence genome encodes:
- the LOC116821955 gene encoding arylacetamide deacetylase-like 4 has protein sequence MEFVYALLVLVLAVFIAAFILLVVGTIYFDLSNSEIPLGVDQPVKLRILHSILIGTAVLGKILEKLGLCSQLGFTRYMRQGRKLGEDPKLFIKDLQFGKVPVRIYQPRAPSAGRRRGVIYFHGGGWMFGSINSYEPICRYIARESESVVLSVEYRLAPEHTYPAQYEDCLTATTHFMKTAEDYGVDPTCIIISGDSAGGNLAAAVCQTLVGRPDLPKVHAQVLIYPCLQAIDFNLPSYQQNCAVPILFRERTAFYVLQYLKGDASFLEDVLEGSHMPVDVKLKFRKWLSADNIPKEFKVRGYKPKVPIQSSNEVYEAVKKICEPAFSPLLTEDAVVRQLPESYILTCEYDVLRDDALLYKKRLEDGGVPVTWYHIENGFHGIISLFDKGRLSFPAGKKGLDNIVNFLRSL, from the exons ATGGAGTTTGTTTATGCACTGCTGGTGTTAGTACTGGCAGTTTTCATTGCTGCTTTCATATTGTTAGTCGTGGGGACCATTTATTTTGATCTCTCCAACTCAGAAATCCCTCTTGGAGTGGACCAGCCTGTAAAGCTCCGAATCCTTCATAGTATTTTGATTGGCACAGCGGTTCTG GGAAAGATTTTGGAGAAGCTGGGTCTGTGCAGTCAACTTGGCTTCACCCGCTATATGCGACAGGGAAGGAAATTAGGGGAGGACCCAAAGCTCTTCATCAAGGACCTGCAGTTTGGGAAGGTGCCAGTGAGGATTTACCAGCCTAGAGCACCTTCTGCTGGCCGAAGGAGAGGGGTCATCTACTTTCATGGAGGAGGCTGGATGTTTGGAAGCATTA ATTCCTATGAACCCATATGCCGCTACATTGCCAGAGAAAGCGAATCGGTGGTCTTGTCTGTTGA GTATCGTCTGGCACCAGAGCACACGTACCCAGCACAGTATGAGGACTGTCTCACTGCTACCACACACTTTATGAAGACTGCAGAAGACTATGGAGTGGATCCTACCTGTATTATCATTAGTGGGGACAGTGCTGGGGGcaatcttgctgctgctgtttgccaaACACTAGTGGGTAGACCAGACCTTCCAAAGGTGCATGCTCAGGTCTTGATCTATCCATGCCTCCAGGCAATAGACTTCAATTTGCCATCATATCAGCAAAACTGTGCAGTCCCCATCTTGTTCAGAGAACGTACAGCTTTTTATGTTCTGCAGTACCTCAAGGGGGATGCATCATTTTTGGAAGATGTCCTGGAGGGTTCCCATATGCCTGTAGATGTAAAACTGAAGTTTAGAAAATGGCTAAGTGCAGACAATATCCCTAAGGAATTTAAGGTCAGAGGGTACAAACCGAAGGTGCCCATCCAATCCTCAAATGAAGTTTATGAGGCAGTTAAAAAAATCTGTGAGCCAGCCTTTTCCCCACTTCTCACTGAAGATGCTGTTGTTCGCCAGCTCCCTGAGTCCTACATCTTGACCTGTGAGTATGACGTGCTTAGGGATGATGCCCTGTTATACAAGAAGCGATTAGAGGACGGTGGTGTGCCAGTGACCTGGTACCACATTGAGAATGGGTTCCATGGAATCATAAGCCTGTTTGATAAGGGCAGGTTGTCATTTCCAGCTGGAAAAAAGGGACTGGACAACATTGTAAACTTTCTCAGGAGCTTATAA
- the LOC116821962 gene encoding arylacetamide deacetylase-like 4: MELAYSLFTTAAEILIVSFTLVAARAIYYELSYSEIPTGVEQPGKLRILHCLLIFSCELGKILERLGFCSEIDFIRYTQDGKKLREDPKLFIKDLQFEDVPVRVYQPRVPSAGLRRGVIYFHGGGWMFGSINSYDSVCRYIARESESVVVSVGYRLAPEHKYPSQFRDCLTASIHFMKTAEDYGVDSACIIISGDSVGGNLAAAVCQALVSRSNFPKPLAQILIYPGLQAIDFYLPSYQQNCAVPLLYREHVISCCLKYLEKDVSVLENVMEGSHVPLDMKLKYGRWVNPDNIPEEFKIRSYKPHLPTSYSDEVYEVAKPALETTFSPLLAEDSIVSQLPLSYILTCEYDVLRDDGLLYKKRLEDSGVPVTWYHVKDGFHGVISLFDFGILSFRSGKKAMDSIVNFLKSL, from the exons ATGGAGCTTGCTTACTCCTTGTTCACAACTGCAGCAGAAATATTGATTGTTTCTTTTACTCTGGTGGCAGCACGGGCAATTTATTATGAGCTCTCCTACTCCGAAATCCCTACTGGAGTTGAGCAACCTGGAAAGCTTCGTATCCTTCACTGCCTATTGATTTTTTCATGTGAGCTG GGTAAGATTTTGGAGCGCCTGGGTTTCTGCTCTGAGATTGACTTCATCCGCTACACACAAGATGGAAAAAAACTGCGGGAGGACCCCAAACTCTTCATCAAGGATCTGCAGTTTGAGGACGTACCTGTGAGGGTTTACCAGCCTAGAGTGCCTTCTGCTGGCCTAAGGAGAGGGGTCATCTACTTTCATGGAGGAGGCTGGATGTTTGGAAGCATTA ATTCCTATGACAGTGTGTGCCGCTATATTGCCAGAGAAAGCGAATCAGTGGTTGTGTCTGTTGG GTATCGTTTGGCTCCTGAGCACAAGTATCCATCTCAATTTAGGGACTGTCTCACTGCTAGCATACACTTTATGAAGACTGCAGAAGACTATGGGGTGGATTCTGCCTGTATCATCATTAGTGGGGACAGCGTTGGAGGcaatcttgctgctgctgtttgccaaGCATTAGTGAGCAGATCAAATTTTCCAAAGCCACTTGCTCAGATTTTGATCTATCCAGGTCTTCAGGCAAtagatttttatttgccttcataTCAGCAAAACTGTGCAGTGCCCCTCCTGTACCGAGAGCACGTTATCAGCTGTTGTCTGAAGTATCTGGAGAAGGACGTATCAGTATTGGAAAATGTCATGGAGGGGTCCCATGTTCCTTTGGACATGAAACTGAAGTATGGGAGATGGGTAAATCCAGACAATATCCCTGAAGAGTTTAAGATCAGAAGCTACAAACCACATTTGCCCACTTCATACTCAGATGAAGTCTATGAGGTGGCTAAACCAGCTTTAGAGACAACTTTTTCACCTCTTCTGGCTGAAGATTCCATTGTCAGCCAACTCCCCCTGTCTTATATTTTAACCTGTGAATATGATGTGCTTCGGGATGATGGACTGCTCTACAAGAAACGGTTAGAAGACAGTGGCGTCCCTGTGACTTGGTACCACGTTAAAGATGGCTTCCATGGAGTGATAAGCCTATTTGATTTTGGGATTCTATCATTTCGCTCTGGTAAAAAAGCAATGGATAGCattgtaaactttttaaaaagcttatga